One window of Pocillopora verrucosa isolate sample1 chromosome 9, ASM3666991v2, whole genome shotgun sequence genomic DNA carries:
- the LOC131786192 gene encoding uncharacterized protein isoform X6 — translation MATSYLLPLGARPKEYSNDQEVTLPSNPFHVWRVLSFKRLLLKLKVRRFSEKHFSSGMTGFWLVSDDDHHLQLTKKVPP, via the exons ATGGCTACCAGCTATTTACTGCcgttaggagctagaccaaa GGAATATTCCAATGACCAAGAGGTAACTTTACCATCCAATCCCTTCCATG TGTGGAGAGTTTTGTCATTTAAGCGCCTTCTGCTCAAGCTCAAAGTCCGCCGATTCAGCGAGAAGCACTTCTCATCGGGGATGACTGGCTTTTGGTTAGTGTCGGATGATGATCATCATTTGCAG CTAACAAAGAAAGTCCCACCATAA
- the LOC131786192 gene encoding uncharacterized protein isoform X5, whose amino-acid sequence MATSYLLPLGARPKEYSNDQEVTLPSNPFHVWRVLSFKRLLLKLKVRRFSEKHFSSGMTGFWLVSDDDHHLQMSFTLTKISRHWN is encoded by the exons ATGGCTACCAGCTATTTACTGCcgttaggagctagaccaaa GGAATATTCCAATGACCAAGAGGTAACTTTACCATCCAATCCCTTCCATG TGTGGAGAGTTTTGTCATTTAAGCGCCTTCTGCTCAAGCTCAAAGTCCGCCGATTCAGCGAGAAGCACTTCTCATCGGGGATGACTGGCTTTTGGTTAGTGTCGGATGATGATCATCATTTGCAG atgTCCTTTACTCTCACGAAAATCTCAAGACATTGGAATTAA
- the LOC131786176 gene encoding uncharacterized protein: MLARLHYTVMTSLHLELQRCAPALGKASPVCALLPQLDSLETFYRRLIGNGPVEQCPEDMLLLQQTFPLLFDIVEVDQLLETLTAFITDLLEKAKSPFSRNGLIPDAVQLDVHRTNDVEYYPCLPVVRNHGDYCLDDTTPNICTKRSTRHPSLLPGVFLVHCKHGTTYGFSVMLCNESPNIPFTVF, encoded by the exons ATGTTAGCAAGGTTACATTACACAGTAATGACCTCTTTACACCTGGAGTTGCAGCGTTGTGCACCTGCCTTAG GAAAAGCTTCCCCGGTGTGTGCACTTCTCCCTCAATTGGACTCCTTGGAAACATTTTACCGCAGACTCATTGGCAACGGACCAGTCGAGCAGTGTCCTGAAGACATGCTTCTACTCCAGCAAACTTTTCCCCTCCTGTTTGACATTGTGGAAGTAGATCAGCTTCTTGAGACCTTGACTGCATTTATTACTGACCTGTTGGAAAAAGCAAAGTCTCCGTTCAGCAGAAATGGATTAATACCAGATGCTGTGCAACTGGATGTACACCGCACAAATGATGTAGAATACTATCCTTGCCTGCCTGTGGTAAGAAATCATGGTGACTATTGCCTGGATGACACAACTCCAAACATCTGCACAAAGAGGAGTACTCGACACCCATCCTTACTTCCTGGAGTTTTCTTAGTGCACTGCAAACACG GTACAACTTATGGATTTAGTGTAATGCTTTGCAATGAATCTCCCAACATCCCATTTACAGTGTTTTGA
- the LOC131790249 gene encoding NACHT, LRR and PYD domains-containing protein 3-like, giving the protein MDNLKELLKPKTFNTVSHAAVVIWILIGVIFLGIFADAENSESRYDFRCGGAKSENIDLVRGRCFELYEKQYNKHDVPIYAFVIMNFFLIGTVCAIYSQIASLTINQLSPSARNGDLEGQLRDQGNALSSKKLFIAYCCQLFARIVLGVLFMVLQKQFLYPRDFPPNFLCYLTSGGSQPRNSTGVWHDCHNQRATKKNSWMRAVLVINGIFLFGILLEIAYILLRAWKEDSFMKNSKFLKAHLNPFHADSQNATTSTVLRPEPPQQEERTEQETNVPQEQHQGEESKEHETNIPHLSSKPQQLQKPLLQEFIENTKEIIKEATNQTPQIRSPFSSTPGEGHRVKHLTLDQIYTKLVVVPDIADHDFTGDRLEKLEVYTRSGGENTTPRGPEDILDHKNKNVLIVGRPGIGKTLCCTKLLRDWAFNKVFHESPDSKIHFDATFFIKFRAFNAKADLSLRELLTLSEHSPSDHMDDEVWKYVLDNPQRVLIIFDGIDEFKLNSKIGEENFEPNFKNRADEKMPLYALYEKLATGKLLNGAAVLTTTRPTALSCIECVSFDKIFEVLGFSSEQVKEYATKFSAKEDKDAGETIWRHIGGNRNILSLCYIPASCFIICSTLFQMVKFYGSKSLSLPTNLTVIYKKAVKIFYFRHNEEFRGKYFDSKFLESDKLPPEVEKKFSKLEKMAFQGIKEGRLVFEGHEVRGMENNALFHRLPDRRPDTFEREEKFCFIHLTMQEFFAARHLANMDETELRNFVSTNIADGKWQLVFQFLAGLMNEKENLPSEIITDLLPVETEEKKSVYYNEEWTWDMKPRKVTCWPTGDKKHLAVTLFKCSIESSAMEEIVQRKLQQINFNFVNFNRCQLTPVDCASVVTVIKNVQQISHLDLADNNFGPLGCFEICKLLKCSKSQLSWLNLTRNQLTDQGAKYLAEAINNNNCQLRTLHLSGNNISHVGAQHLAEAINNNNCQLRTLDLTNNKISDIGAQHLAEAINNNNCQLRTLILSNNNISEIGAQHLAEAINNNNCQLRTLYLSFNNISHIGAQHLAEAINNNNCQLRTLYLTANNISDIGAQHLAKAINNNNCQLRTLYLTANNISDIGAQHLAEAINNNNCQLRTLYLTANNITEADKRHAENLLSNSQSNCRLII; this is encoded by the coding sequence ATGGATAATCTCAAGGAATTACTTaaaccaaaaacatttaacacAGTTAGCCATGCCGCAGTTGTTATTTGGATCCTGATCGGTGTAATCTTCCTTGGCATTTTTGCAGACGCAGAAAACAGCGAATCCAGGTATGATTTCCGCTGTGGCGGGGCGAAGAGTGAAAACATCGACCTTGTCCGTGGAAGATGTTTCGAGTTATACGAGAAGCAGTATAACAAACACGATGTTCCAATCTATGCCTTCGTGATCATGAATTTCTTCCTCATCGGAACTGTCTGTGCTATTTACTCCCAAATAGCGAGcctcacaatcaatcaactgTCGCCAAGCGCTCGTAACGGTGATCTCGAGGGGCAGTTGCGCGACCAAGGAAACGCACTTTCTAGTAAAAAGCTGTTTATCGCTTACTGCTGTCAACTTTTCGCAAGGATTGTTTTGGGAGTTCTCTTCATGGTTCTACAAAAACAGTTTCTTTATCCTCGGGACTTCCCCCCCAACTTCCTTTGTTATCTAACCTCTGGAGGGAGTCAGCCAAGGAATTCTACTGGCGTCTGGCACGATTGTCATAATCAACGAGCAACTAAGAAAAACTCCTGGATGCGCGCTGTTCTTGTCATTaatggaatttttctctttggcaTTCTGTTAGAAATCGCCTATATTTTGCTACGAGCCTGGAAAGAGGAtagtttcatgaaaaattccaaGTTTCTAAAGGCTCACCTGAATCCCTTCCATGCTGACTCGCAAAATGCTACCACATCGACTGTGTTGAGACCTGAACCTCCGCAGCAAGAAGAAAGAACAGAGCAAGAAACGAACGTCCCACAAGAACAACACCAGGGAGAGGAAAGTAAAGAACATGAAACGAACATCCCACATCTGTCAAGCAAGCCTCAACAACTCCAAAAACCACTGCTTCAGGAATTCATCGAGaatacaaaagaaattattaaagaGGCGACCAATCAAACTCCCCAAATCCGGTCGCCTTTTTCAAGTACTCCAGGCGAAGGACACCGAGTTAAACATTTGACTctggatcagatttacacaaaaCTTGTCGTTGTTCCAGACATAGCTGATCATGACTTTACTGGAGACAGACTGGAGAAACTGGAAGTCTACACCAGATCGGGTGGGGAAAACACAACACCAAGAGGGCCGGAGGACATTCTTgaccacaaaaacaaaaacgttttgattGTTGGTCGTCCCGGAATCGGAAAGACACTATGCTGTACCAAACTCCTCAGAGACTGGGCATTTAACAAAGTATTCCATGAATCACCTGattccaaaatccattttgatgctactttcttcatcaaattcaGAGCATTCAACGCGAAAGCCGACCTTAGCCTCAGGGAACTGCTCACATTGTCAGAACATTCCCCCTCAGATCACATGGATGACGAAGTCTGGAAATACGTCCTTGATAACCCCCAAAGAGTTCTCATTATTTTCGATGGAATCGATGAATTTAAACTTAATTCAAAAATCGGCGAGGAAAATTTCGAGCCTAACTTCAAAAACCGCGCAGACGAGAAGATGCCCCTATACGCCTTGTACGAGAAGCTTGCGACTGGGAAACTTCTCAACGGGGCTGCCGTTTTAACAACCACAAGACCCACGGCTTTGTCATGCATCGAATGTGTTTCTTTCGACAAAATCTTCGAAGTCCTCGGCTTCTCGTCCGAACAAGTCAAAGAATACGCAACCAAATTCAGTGCTAAAGAAGACAAGGATGCGGGAGAAACAATATGGCGACACATCGGCGGCAACAGGAACATTCTCTCTCTATGCTACATTCCTGCGAGttgcttcatcatttgctcaaCTCTCTTTCAAATGGTGAAGTTCTATGGTTCCAAGAGTCTTAGCCTACCAACGAAtctaacagttatttacaagaaagcagtgaaaattttttacttcagaCACAACGAAGAATTTCGCGGCAAGTATTTCGATAGTAAATTCTTGGAATCAGACAAGTTACCCCCTgaagtggaaaagaaattctcgaaacttgaaaaaatggcatttcaAGGAATTAAAGAAGGAAGGCTGGTCTTTGAAGGACACGAAGTACGCGGAATGGAAAACAACGCTCTTTTTCACCGCTTACCCGACCGTCGGCCTGACACGTTTGAACGCGAGGaaaaattctgtttcattcatttaacaatgcaagagtttttcgctGCGAGGCACCTAGCAAACATGGATGAAACAGAACTGAGGAACTTTGTTTCTACGAACATCGCGGAcggcaaatggcagctggtttttcagtttctagcagGACTAAtgaacgaaaaagaaaacctaccGAGCGAAATCATCacagaccttcttcctgtggaaactgaagagaaaaagagCGTGTACTACAACGAAGAGTGGACATGGGATATGAAGCCAAGGAAAGTAACTTGTTGGCCGACTGGagacaaaaaacatttagcAGTGACATTATTTAAATGTTCTATCGAAAGTAGTGCGATGGAGGAAATAGTTCAgagaaaactacaacaaattaactttaattttgtaaattttaatcgTTGTCAACTCACACCTGTTGATTGTGCTTCAGTAGTTACTGTAATtaagaatgttcaacaaatttcacatttagatttgGCCGACAATAACTTTGGTCCATtaggttgttttgaaatttgtaagttgttaaaatgtagtaaatctcaactgagctggttaaaCCTCACAAGAAATCAATTGACAGACCAAGGagcaaagtatttagctgaagccatcaacaacaacaactgtcagctacgcacgttacaCCTCTCAggaaataacatctcacacgttggagcacagcacttggctgaagccatcaacaacaacaactgtcagctacgcacgttagacCTCACAAACAATAAgatctcagacattggagcacagcacttggctgaagccatcaacaacaacaactgtcagctacgcacgttaatccTCTcaaacaataacatctcagaaattggagcacagcacttggctgaagccatcaacaacaacaactgtcagctacgcacgttataCCTCTCATtcaataacatctcacacattggagcacagcacttggctgaagccatcaacaacaacaactgtcaacTACGCACGTTATACCTCACAGCAAACAACATCTCtgacattggagcacagcacttggctaaagccatcaacaacaacaactgtcagctacgcacgttatacctcacagcaaataacatctcagacattggagcacagcacttggctgaagccatcaacaacaacaactgtcagctacgcacgttataCCTCACAGCAAATAACATCACAGAAGCAGATAAACGACACGCAGAGAATTTACTTAGCAATAGTCAGTCTAACTGTCGCCTTATTATCTAA